The DNA window caacCAAAACTCAATAAATCAACCAAACTCAAATGAACCAACTAATTAGAATACTTACCAGATATGGCAAGATTATATTTACTTAACTTAAGCATAGATACTAATAATTAAAAggcaatatatatttattatgtgttaattaattatctcttctctcttctcatttataatatatatatatatatatatttaatataagcaaaatcttatattttaattaaaaatatttaatcatatttataaattacatcacatttaatattataaaatattttaatatatttttaacacataACTACtcatcacaattaaaacaaaatcaagattataattattatatttaaatttattttattatattctcttattattaaatttttaacctTCTTTTTATTACTCagatttttcatttatataaataacttaaaattatatatatattattaatatataaatatacataatttatataattttaaaatttagcttaaaatttacaaaattatataattttaaaatacatttattatttatataattttttaaaatttcaaatatatatatattttcattattgatattttatacaTGTATCTAAATCTAAATTtgtatagaattttttttgttgtagaGAAGagtcaattaaaatttaaatttattccttgtattatattttttccaaaattgATGTAAGTACGCATCAGGCCCGGACCTGCTGTGTAATAAGTGAGGCAATTGCCTCAGGTTCAAATATTTTTGGGGCaccaaaatcttaaaaaaaaaaattataatgatatgttcatgggcttatttttaaaaagtccataaataataattgataacctatcaatgataagccctaacttaatttgtatccaaaaaaataaaaataaaaaacactatcttacttggagaaaagaatcgcacgattcccatttatcaacaaaatcaaggaaaaaaaataagaacaagcattctggaaaaagaaaaggaaacactTCCCCCAAACCCCAAGCCCGTCGTCGATCCTTCAGCTTGCCGAAATCGGAGCAGAAAACTCGGTTGTCTCATTCCCCGAGCTCTTGGGCCTTTTTCACTCGTTCCAACCTTGTTTCTCGGCACTACGCCACTGCCCACAAGAGTTCTTCCTCCGATTTCGGTGAGATTTTAGTtcgatttacttgattattttgGGTTGTTGAAGACTTGTCTGGTGTAATTGTGGATTCACAATTTGTATCTTGTATTATTGCATGGCGGCAACGGCGGAGCTACGTTGGGCTGTAGCCCAgtctaaatcttttaaaatcttttatatatatatttaacatacaCAACCTTGTCCAATTGGCTTTTCAGCTATATGTTATACATGAgatcaggtgatcaaaccctgcctcatcttctttttaattctattataatttcaagcgattttattaatataattattacacaaaatcattttctttttaattctattataatttcaagcaagatgattttattaaaataattattacacaaaatcaggtgatcaaacccttatatatgtaaataatgtaataatagtatttataaaactacatttatataataattatatattattatttttattaatttgaatataattaataatagaaataattttaaaatgggtaaaatataaagattaaaataataatttatataaatataaggttaaaatagttttttatattttttaattttaaactatttcaaaaatttataaaaaaaatataaattaatattaataaacaagaaaaGTTAAGTTGATTTGGttcagtatttaaataaataaattgatatattatttattcttctaaaatgatttatatgcattaatattttataatcctAATTTTGAGTGTTTATTCATTTAccataattttgtatttttatttttatttatattttttgtttactttttatCTACATTCATACAAAAATTAGGCTGAAATTCATTAAATggacttttatattttttttttatttatatatttagttttcaattttgtatttttattcttatttatattttttgtttactttttatttacATTCATACAAAAATTAGTCTgaaattcattaattagacttgtatattttatttatttatttagttttttattatttaaaacttaattaatttaacttctcattttgttttaatatatatatttttttaaatcgagtattttttatattttattaggtttcgtatatttattttattttagtaaaggTATTTTTGGAActgtttaattaatatgtttactTATTACTCATATTAGTGTAATACATAGGGGAGGGAAAAATTAGcaatattaaagatatatcaaaaataccgtaccgcaatatatcaaaaatatcaatttttaaggtataccgaaaaaaatgtaaggtatgataccatGTCGAATTTATTAGTACgataaaggtatgagatttttaagattttgttatatcgagatataccgaaataccgaaatagtatttataagttaatatatatatatataatacttataaggaaataattaaatatatttcatattaatttaattatagaaatataatttttgaataatatcaaaatataattatactgtaatattattatagtatatgcaatctctaccttatgtattagattgatttttttaaagttaatatattttttaggtatcaaaggtataatatcAATACCGTacaaaaattaaggtataccgaaattaatgtaagataaatgtatgaattttttttataccgaaattaaggtatatcgaaatcaaagtataccgaaatcaaggtaaggtaaatgtatgcattttttgcataccgaaattttaagtaagatataaagtataaataaaacactaaggtataccgtaccgacccacccctagtaatacttttaaaattttcagcCCAGTGAAAAAAAAATCCTGGATTCGCCCTTGCATGGCGGAAGTGTAACATTGTGATTAATTATAGATTCATAGAATGATtgttaatctataaatttttaatgcatATTAGTATTTAGAGTTTTATCAAGCATGCCTCCTATAAGAAAACAATTGTCTGgggaagaaaaaagaaagaagaaccAAAAGGAAAATGCTTTAATTCAAAACCAAGTAGGAAGCCTTAATAAGTATTTCACAAGCAATCAAATAGTAGAGCAAGTGAACCAGAATGACATCGATGATAAGTTGAATGATCGGGAATATGGTGAATTGAATGAACTTCGCAATGAAGACCCAAAACAGTTTGAAAATGAGAACGATGTAAGTATGCCTAAAAGTGACACTGatggagatataaatcaaaagatTTTGTTTCCTTTAAATGTTGATGATCCAGGAAATTGGGAAAAATGCAAAATATTAAGGTTTTTTGGTTGAAAGAGGTCCTAAAAGAtatgatgatattttgtttcCTCTTGATAACACTGAAAGACATTTCAATCCATCACATTATAAGAGACAATTGACAAATGGTGAGAAAAGTGACAGAAGATGGTTAGTGTACTCTATTTTTATGGACAAGATCTTCTGTTTTTGTTGCAAGTTATTCAAAACTCAGATAACTATGGCGAAACTTGGTTATCTGGCTGACGAAGGATACAAAGATTGGAAAAACGCATCATTCGGAGAAAGAGACAATTTGATTATATCAATAGTGAAGAGGTAACTCAATCTCCTAAAGAATCTTTTTGAGTTAAttacttcttatttataattgatcaagctctttcttctcttcaagCAATTTCAAAAGTACGAAGAAAcctttgggtttttatttagtttggagaagttgaagtctattgatgatgatggtctcTTGAGCTCATGTgtcaatcttcaaaattctttaacacaTGATGGACACTCCGATGTTGATGGATCCGATTTATTTCTAGAAACTAATGTTGTTAAGACATTCATTACCCGGAGAAGCAAAAAGAGAAAATGATgtgctgaattatttgaaaacaatggatGGTTGTTATCCAAATTCCTATATCGCATATCGAGTTTTGCTGACTATACTAGTTACTGTTGTATCTGCGGAAATGAGTTTTTCTAAATTGAAGttgattaaaacttattttcGATCAACTATGTCGCAAGAAAAACTAAATGGGTTAGTTATGTTATCTatctagaaaaaaattatttagaaagttGATTATGTAAACTTGATCAATACTTTCGCTTCGAAAAATGTGAGACGAGTAATTTTTAAGTGACTATGTACTAGTTCGGAACATGAATTTGTTtggatcttctttgtttttttagtatttatttatgacatattgtttatgatattttatttctaaaatttatgttacaaatattattatatttaaatcgataaaaaaatatatgtatgaatattaagcTTTGAGGGCACCAAGTTTTGTGCTCGTCTCAGATCTCGAAATCTCAGGTCCGGCATTGGTACGCATTATTCCCTATAAATATTCATACTCAATTATGTCAACACTCAATCTAAGAAAAGAGAGCCAAAATCGGTTCAAATCTCCTAAAGTCTCACTCTCCTTGACAAATTAATCAATGGCCGGCCAATCCAGTACTAGGGCATTTGCAGGAGGCAAGGAAGAGTTGGTGTTGACTGTGAGAAGACAGGAAGCACAGCTTGTGGTTCCGGCTAAGCCGACCCCTCGTGTTCACTTGCCACTTTCAGACATCGATGACCAGGAGGCTCTTCGTATTCAGGTTCCCATCACAATGTTCTATGGCGGCGGCTCCCACTTCCTGCAGAGTGATAGAGATCCAGTTAAGGTTATTCGTGAAGCCCTCTCCGAGGCCCTTGTCTTTTACTATCCATTAGCCGGTCGCCTAAGGGAATTAGGACCTGATCAAACAGGGAGCAAACTTATGGTGGATTGCACCGGAGAACTAGGAATCTTGTTTATAGAGGCCGATGCTGACGTTACCCTCATGCAGTTGGGCCTCCCCCTTCAACCTCCGTTCCCTTATTTGGAAgaccttcttcttcatcacgaTGATGTTCAAGGCCGCTCAGTCGACGGTGGTATACTTGGATGTTCATTGCTTTTATTTCAGGTCACGCGCCTCACGTGCAGTGGCTTCGTCGTGGCATGTCGCCTCAATCACACCATGTGCGATGGGACAGGACTGGTTCAATTCTTAACGGCTGTCGGAGACCTTGCACGAGGCCGCCGAGCACCTTCTGCACCGACGGTATGGGAGAGAAAACTGTTGAGTGCCAGGGATCCACTGCGGGTGACGTGCACTCATCACGAGTACGATCAGTTGGTCGACGACGACGACGTTGGAGCCCAACTTGAGGATTTAGTTCATCGTTCTTTCTTTTTTGGGTCTGCGGAAATTGAGACATTGAGACAACTCGTCCCTAGTCCCGAGCAGCTCGGACGTCGCTGTACCTCATTCGACTTGATGACGGCATGCATCTGGCGATGCCGTACCATCGCTCTCGGATTCGAACCTAACCAGGATGTGCGGTTTCTTTGTGTGGTCAATGCCCGCAACAAGTATAAACCTCCCCTCCCAACCGGTTACTACGGTAACGCTATTGCGTTTCCGGCTGCTTTGACCACTGCGGGTATGCTATGCAAACACTCATTAGAGTACGCATTGAAGTTGGTAATGAAAACTAAAGAGAATGTGACAGAGGAGTACATGAGGTCGACAGCTGACCTCATGGTCCTCAAGGGACGACCCCCCTTAACAACGGGGGCACACATATTTTTGATTTCAGACTTGAGGCGGCTAGGGTTTGGGGATGTCGACTTTGGTTGGGGAAAGGCTTGCTATGCCGGAGCAGCCATGTCCGGCATATCCAGCGCAACGAGGTTGGTCAACTATTATGTATCCGGTAAGAATGATAAAGACGAAGATGGAGATCTCTTACTAATCTCCCTTCCAGCAACTGCCATGAAAGTATTTGAGGACCAACTGCAACGCCTACTAAAACATGGTTATGACATCCTATCAactttataaacatatataaataaaatatgtattccttttaaaattaaataaataaacatacataaatgaaatgaataatgagctcatctaaatatatatatatatatatatatatatatatatatatatatatatatatatatatatatatatatatatatatatatatatatatatatatatatatatatatattaaatacataaatataaatatttataaagtggGTTCTAAATGAGATCATTAATGCATGTATATGCATATAATAATTTGGAAGCTATCTTAGATATATTGCTACTACTTCAAATATAGTTATGTTGTCCCACTTATATTTTGTATGTCTATAGTTCTACAATGCTATCATAATCATAAATAGTCTTTTAAGTTTGTCTTAtggttatttttttagtatctAACCTCAAGTATCTCCATttgtttataaactatatatattgttatcCATACTTTCCTCTATTTgcattacaatttaaaaaaacctatgcattatatttatttaaaaaaaagattgcGATAGAAAATGagtgataaaatttaaatggtttgATTGAATACTAATAGTTTATATTAAATCATCTTACCATTTAATGATAAGAAACTTAAGTTTCGTTCTTAAAAGTTGCAATACCAACATGAGCTTCAAAGTTTATAAAAGGAGATGCattgcaaaataaattttattcaaaatgaaGTTGTAGTATACAtaataaagtaattttatttcatataactaaaaaaatgagTGTACcaactgtaaaaaaaaaacaaatttttaataaaataaataatcctCATGAATTTAGTTTAAGAAGAtggtaattttattaaataagtttcATCATTTTATTACTTTCAAGAACATTCATCAATTGATAAaaggaaaattaaattattatttttttttgaataaaagagAGCTAGCATGACAACCCCACAATCATGacccccgcttaaactcaaagcgctttcaGATGGAATCGAACCCGTAACATTTTGGTCTCTTTAAGTTGACTCTTATCACCAGGTTACCTTGGTGGGATAAAAGGAAAATTATAATCTTATCATAACAAACACTACCTCTAAATCAAGACATGAGAAATTataaggattttttttataaagaataacTAGAATGACACACCACATCAATGAAATCGTTtcaattcaaactcttttagttgaaatataaaaaagatttgtaatctaaacaaaacattttaattcaagaataataatcttatattaGACTTTAATTCAAGATTGATAGAAATTTGTGAGAAGGCttaaaatattactaaaaaaaatggtttctGCCTAACACAAAATTTGTGAcggaaaaatgaaaaaaagatatcATGTGTGCATAACTATCATGGCTGATAATCATTCTAAAAATGGGACAGGAAAATCTGAATATCAACGACGGCACCGATAATGTCGTCGTTGATATTATAGCTTATCAACAATGGCGATAGCATAATGTTGTCGctgataatttttcaaaaaatgttGTGAGAAACCAGAAGTCTCTCTTTTATATCGACAACGTTTATAACGAAAATCTTCGCTGATATGTTTTATCAGCGACGGTTCTTTGGTCATCCtcgataataaaaaaatatcagcGACGACAAAACAACGTCGTCGCTGATATAGGTCACTAATAATTCTTATTCCACTAGTGTAagatcactagtaaaaaaacagGTATCAGTAAGGGCTAACGCTGTTACAGAAAGCACTAAAAGCCGTTACTATTCATCTTCAGTAACATCACATAACGCCGTTACGGTTCGTTACAAACACGTACATTACAAATAGTTACGAATCATTAGTAACAACTATCCAACACCGTTACTGATAAAGCTATCTGTAACGACGTTAATACCGTTACTATTATACTTATCTGTAACGACACTATAATGGAAGAACCGTTACTGCTATCACTATCTGTAACGACACTATAATGGAAGAACCGTTACTGTATGAATTATCTATAACGACATTAGGATGGAAGAACTGTTACTGTTATTATTTTCTGTAACGACACTTGAAAGGAAGAACTGTTACTGATGGACTTATCTGTAACGACAATTGAAAGGAAGAACCATTACTGATGGACTTATTTGTAATGGCAATTGAAAGGAAGAACCGTTACTGATAGACTTATCTGTAACGGCATTGGAATGGAAGAACTGTTACTATTAGGGTTATCTGTAACGAGATTCGTAATGAtagaaccgttacagatattttttatatttctttttttattttaattattattaatacctGTAATACGAAAATAGGCAAATTttataatccaaaatacccaaaaatctCATTAAATATACCCAAATATCATAATTCTAAATACCAAATATCATAATTCTAAATACCCAAATATCGTAATTCAAAATACACaaatatcataattcaaaaCACCCAAAATACACAAATACCCACAATCAAGTAGGAGGTGGAGGACGGGAAGGAAGGCCACCGGGAAACATAGATAACATCATTgccatctgattcttcatctgAAGCATTTCTTCCCTCATTTTTTCACGTTCAGCCTCATAACGTAGTCTCTCTTCCTCGGAACGTTTTCTCGCTTCCTTAGAACGTAGTCTCTTAGCCTCGCAACGTTGTCTCTCAGCCTCAATCACTTTACGTGACATTTGTCTCTCAGCCTCAATCTCTTCACGTGACAGTCGTCTCTAAGCCTCATTCTCCTCTTGCAACTCTATCTTCTCTGCTTCACACTCCTCTCGAAACTTCCTCATCTTCAATTCACGTTCCTCTCGCATTTTGCGCATTTCTTTCTGTAGAACCAGGTTGTCCTCGCGTAATTGTTGAGTGTTTGTGCGATGATGACTGCTCGAAGAACCCCAAGCATCTGCTCTAAACGATGTAGGTCGTACGCCTGCCCCTATACCTACAACTCTACAATGTCCTTGAGACCCGAAAGCGTACTCTGTCAACTGTAGTTCATTTCTACTtgggtcttcttctatagcagtgCGCAACGCAGACTACAAACACAATTAGTTTTGGATTAGTACAGAACATAAACAAACACaaatcaaacatataaataaatcacaCTTACCACTTTCTCAATAATATTAGGGGGACCTCCGGATTTGGATCCTGTAGAGTTGGTTTCTTAGTATGTGTGTGGAGAAATAGGTCAGCGAAATTTGGCGATTGTCCAGTAGTCCTCTCCTGTACAGATTCAATGATACACATtataataaaaccaaaaaaacattcaaaactTTATATGAATTGAGAAAACGCACCAGTTGCCTCTCGACTTGTGAAAAAGAGATGTTacccgcatgattcttgtacacgACATTCGCCCTATTACTCGTATTTGAAATACTTATTTTctgaaattttgaatagttttttgtttaatagatTATTAAAGTAAGAGttcgttaaaaaaataatagggCGATCACTTACCTTGAACTCCAGAGTGAAGAAGCGACGCTCTAGAAGATAATGCAAATCACTAAGTGCGATCTTCGGGGGGATTGGCCCGAATCGCTACCACGTTATCTTCAAAGGGCTTAACGTACAAAGTGTTCCATTGACATCTCCACCTATCCCAAAGTTGTTTTGCGTGATGTAGCCCTTGACACCGATAGGTGTCGATGTTCCCCTCCGTAGACTCgaataacaatttaatataaaaatataattatagattGTGATTAATACATCAAAACGAATAACTTACCGTGATAGCCTGCTATATGTGATCCAGCTGTGTGGAGCTCAGGTCCATCCAACGTAGGTTCCTGTGCAGTACTGCATTGGAGTCCCGAATGACACTCCAAATATGCATCGACCATGCAGTCCTATTATCGCACATGGGCTTACCATCTATCGGATTGAACTCTAGTGACATCTTCTCTCCAGGCTGCAACTTACCAACTGTagtatttttgttcttacccCGTCTCCTCCTCGAAGAAGATCCTAAAAATTAACACAAATTTATATAGGGATCATAAGAACATACATAATCAAACACCGGTACCTGCGTCATGCTTAGACGGGGGTTGTGTCTGATCATCATCTATAGTATTTGGTACACCATCAACTGCCATATCATCATCACTCTGTAAATACTCGTTCAAATCGATGCCACCAATAGAGTTGAGTAACGCTAAAGGGTCCTCAGAACTAATCCTCGGTCCTCTAAACGAGGTTCTCTAACTGATGCACGAAGCCCATACCCTTCTTAGGTGGTGTCATGATCTCTGTAAATATACaatgtaatgtttattagaGAAATGTGCGATTTGAACCCATGCCTTAATAAACagaattaaaccttaattagaataacaaaaatttattggAGTAACAATTTTCCATCCAATCCACTAGTGaaaaatgggtcaaaaccgagagtaaaaactctcggttttgaccctataactttcggtatagacactttaccgaaagttttggtaactctcgccatccctcggtattgactctctcgttaaaaacaattgggcatttaccgagagatatcgtagagttttcggtttagataccctagagtaaaaccgaaaggtaattgaaaaactttcggtttttctctttgtggaaaaatcgagggttttacaaataactctcggttttcttcaaacggagaaaaccgagagttttcaatattactctcggttttctccattagaagaaaaccgagagttttcatataactctcgcttttctccatttgaagaaaaccgagagttattagaaaactctcggttttcttttaatggagaaaaccgagagttatatgaaaactctcggttttctccgtttgaagaaaaccgagggttattataaaacttttggttttcctctttgtggaaaaaccgagagttttctaataactctcgttTTTCgtctttgggtaaaaaccgagggtttgtcatataactctcggttttctctttaggtaaaaaccgagagttttctaatattactttcggttttctctaagggtaaaaaccaagagttttctaatattattactttcggttttttcccgtaaatttttaaaaatgtgcggattattttgcttgcaaccaaaacctgttcagccaaaccaatatatcaatgataaaagaaatgccacatacattaaacgatcacattaattgatcattatcattacaaaattcgaaaccaaacaaataatccgaacaatctgttataaattcaaattgatacaactattaatgaaaacatgttttgaatcgaaacaaccttagcttgtgggggggaggaggtggttgttgcctcatatacaattcgattctctccattcttgcgttcatctctaacttctccctctccattcttgtcacaatttcttccttttccgcttccatttcttccattctgcgccttctttcttcatccttcttctccagttcctccagcttgagcttcattatttgattctcttctaacaatcgcttaTTGTTTCACTGTGAATTGTTTCCatttcgacgatcctcacgaaagtgtgtcggccggacgcctgatcccattccgaacacgaccccgtgtttttgttgtccgaacaccctctccgtcaattcgaaatccgatattcccggttcgttactaacaacctcctccatctcaacctgcacaattcaaataaaatataatttctataataaaaaactaggcatattcaattcacttacaattttctcttgcacgtgttcgtccgggacgggtgttgggttttcttttgtcggttttggggtacgggtcctcttgaatacttcaattacagacggtgcccgtcccatttcaatcgcctgttgaaataaatgatttatataattaataacaatctttagattaagttattacaaataatttacttaccaactcgtcttcaatctGTGCAAAcagtctacttcccgttcgatgcgggaatttcagcttcttcctgttcttcatatttgtagaactgtttctctgtatttgaaataaaaatgaagttagattaattagtatcaacttttatttgaattatgaaactgtaccttaaatgtttctgtgaagaaatggttgcgacacacaaactcccaatcatctcgatcgtagtctggtggaggattagccagtaccgccgcctcgtctcctttgtggacgcggatatatgtcttgttcaaatccgaccgccatctatcccatatctgattggcgtgtcccaatccggtctttcgaaaagactcaatatcaccattagtagcttcgaacggatcctgaaaaaaataacatccaaatgttaaaaataattatttaatgacataatgtataatcaagtaataagtattaccttgatagcagttcacagtgaatccaattggtctgcacttaaagccttccactttagaagacggtgtgagacggctacggggtcccggataatcgaccctacatgtctagaccaccgtgttcttcccacgtctgtaccgcctggcctaccatccttctctctaaacgtgaGAGGAATTATTGTCCCCGTtaccctcttagacagcgcaatattcttgttcttcccccgtctcttgcgggcagaagattcttcaaaattatcaaaatcataattagatatgtcaattaattgaaacactaactaatttgtaaacgagttacctgtcgatgatgggtcgggagtggtcccgtgctcctcctcgccatcctgctcctcgataggctcctcgagaccctcgtcttcagcctcatcgctatccaccatatcagcgaatgtgctctctataaactcttggaactcactagcctcaacatcctcgtctgttgggTGAGGcacagtagctatcgggaccacatcaatcggtggttggtctctagaagacgatcctcggagctttaaggactcggattgggcaagtaggttttggtagcttttatccaatttcttgggtgtcttcctcatactcttccaagttgttttaggaccttcagacattcttaattcacaccattaataaaattgagtgaataattgaaataaagtagtaataagaatgaatataaagttaaaaacataaatctacctaattaattaatctgaactatatgtttgtaaaccgcagttttatttttgtcacaatcttccaaccgggtcgggctgacatatcaggggcgtagaatacttgttttgcttgactcaccaatatatacgggtcttgactttggattttcaaaattcggtttacatttacacttacgtagccatatttatccactttcactcctagttctcccgagtgtgtatcaaaccacttacacttgaataaaacaactcgtttgtgagaatagtattgtacttcgattatatccgtcaaaactccgtagtatgacatagtttcagattcGTTGTACCACTCAACAACCActccactattttgagtggtcaaaccttcgtcgtgtttttctgtacagaatttgaatctgtttactttacaccaaacatacatagacgagtacatacttggactttctcctaagatcttgaggtctcttgatatgtcgttaatttctgctaaatgggcgacctatatatgtatccgaaatgaagttgttaaaatgaataaaaagagttaggatatatggtttataatttactcactcgatgcttgaaatatgcggcaaacgtttctccactggactcgttgttataatctctgcaaatagatcgaatattaaatagcatactctttaatgctaattagtaac is part of the Impatiens glandulifera chromosome 1, dImpGla2.1, whole genome shotgun sequence genome and encodes:
- the LOC124919505 gene encoding benzyl alcohol O-benzoyltransferase-like; the encoded protein is MAGQSSTRAFAGGKEELVLTVRRQEAQLVVPAKPTPRVHLPLSDIDDQEALRIQVPITMFYGGGSHFLQSDRDPVKVIREALSEALVFYYPLAGRLRELGPDQTGSKLMVDCTGELGILFIEADADVTLMQLGLPLQPPFPYLEDLLLHHDDVQGRSVDGGILGCSLLLFQVTRLTCSGFVVACRLNHTMCDGTGLVQFLTAVGDLARGRRAPSAPTVWERKLLSARDPLRVTCTHHEYDQLVDDDDVGAQLEDLVHRSFFFGSAEIETLRQLVPSPEQLGRRCTSFDLMTACIWRCRTIALGFEPNQDVRFLCVVNARNKYKPPLPTGYYGNAIAFPAALTTAGMLCKHSLEYALKLVMKTKENVTEEYMRSTADLMVLKGRPPLTTGAHIFLISDLRRLGFGDVDFGWGKACYAGAAMSGISSATRLVNYYVSGKNDKDEDGDLLLISLPATAMKVFEDQLQRLLKHGYDILSTL